The Bicyclus anynana chromosome 12, ilBicAnyn1.1, whole genome shotgun sequence genomic interval GTCACTAAAACTAAATCGTTAAATtgaacctcagaccaattactttctacaggacctgcctcgctagtggttacccctctgtcaaaactatgtgatcatgatctaacgtgttcgtacaaactgcgtctatagttACACGTATAATTACACGTattgtattacgatttaaaatttgcAGCTGTGTCACATgtggacacaggatatattaattagtcttaaatattttcaattaagtTGGTGAATTttagtgcgatacaagtccaataaTTAGTCTTAGAATTCAAGAGTCAAATCATCCTTGTAAATATAATCATTTACTCCaacgccggcccgaagtaaattttaaaatggatcgagatccaattatggcgcctcttcGTCAATAATAAATATCGTGAAATAAAACCACATTTTGTAATGACCAGCAGTTTCGCTTCTGTGTTGAATTTTACGAATCACACGTCAATTCAAAATAACTTCTCTTCTCGTGATACATAGTGCGTAAATATTCTTCAGAGTAAATTCTTAGAAATACATATAGTGTTCCagtttgctatttatttataattacctTAAGTTTGACGTATATCATGACATGTCCAGTGCATAACCGATCGTACAGTATACGTAAGGTGACGTAAGCACGAAGTCTTTGAACATGCTAAGCCCTCATTCATACGAGAGGtttttaacggacattaaaatatagtatgaagttaaataaagttcCATTTAgtctaaaattgaaaatgcaacactgctcgaaaaaaagcgttgtgATTTAAAAACGTCGTATGAACATATACTTCCTTGGGAATACATTTGttcaagaaagaaagaaagaaagaaagaagaaagaaatatctttctTTTTAAGTAGTGccatttgaacgcttttttaacagtGTGTGGTTAggaatctatttttaaaatatatttttttttaatttatcgcatagataataatacttaaatacactaataatattagaaagaggaaattataaagaggaaaagaggtaattttaaatgtaaaacgaataaattcaaaaactactggaccgatttgaaaaattctttcaccaataaaaagctacgttattagagaataacatagactatattttatccccgtagtcTCACGAGAATACGCAGgcgaaaccgcgaggttctgctagatgaataaataaaaattatccttCGTCACCGtttattacaatattgttatttttgtattgttgaatagattattgatatttttagaGTGATAACTTCAGGatggtaaaccgcttcgtaacataacgcgttacggcgccactttTTATGGCATCCCTGTCTCTCACGCATATAGCTGTCGCCTCACTTCTGTCAAGCGTCTCGAGACTTTTTTTTTGATTAGGTATTGTTTACTGTTCTAGAATCCAAGCCTCTGTTACTCTTGAGCGACAACAAGTACTCAGTGGCGCCTCCTTTGATTCCTGATGATTGCAAAGAAGCTTATATATGCGACCACGTGGGAAATTATCCGTCTGAACTTGCCGCTAATATACTGGCTAGGGTGAGTAGTTTAATCTTATTTTGTAATAGCAGATCCCCTGTGATTTCATCCGTATAGTtcctattcccgtaggaattcgaggacaaaaaaatcatttgttactcgctgataatgtagctttccgatggtgaaacaattttaaaaacaggTCCGTTAGTTTCGGAGCCAAATCATTTGCATACTGCGActacggtaccctaaaaaataaaaagctcaaaaatataaactttcattaagtagttattttttctgtacaagtaatattgtaataataataaatcattatttaataatattatattaccgtttttttttattctttttttttattctttacaagttagcccttgactacaatctcacctgatggtaagtgatgatgcagtctaagatggaagcggactaacttgttaggagaaggatgaaaaaccacaccactttcggtttctttggtacgtcttttgccggtaactaaccacggccgaagcctcccaccagccagacttggacaaattaagaaaatctcaatctgcccagccggggatcgaacccaggacctccgttttgtaaatccaccgcgcataccactgcgccacggaggccgtcaaaaccgttttcgtcatttacctacacaattttattatttaagaatattattatttttatatatatttttttaaattatgattttagaatacaaaatattaaacaaactttataaatataatagaccACCAGTTGCGAGTCTTTTTTTCCTAGTAGTCATacttaaaaaatccaatacaccgtgcgttcgtcactgcggcacagtcgcgactgtgttcaccctacgatcaccccacgttcgaggtgcgtaggtatagctcgcgtttcgacctctagtatgaagtccaactactgcttgtctATATTCTGTGCTGTGGCCTGTGGCGTAGTTTTTTAATTggagtttttctttttcagctAATGTTGTTAAACATCACAAAATTTGCAAATGACCAATTAGACATAGGCAGACACGATGACTTGGGCGAGATCTCTGAACTGTGCGCGACAAATAAGGAAAGggtaagattaaaaaatatcttctaatTCGAAGAATATAAGATAAattcgaattctatacatttatccgaaatttgagattttacttacaccatttgtaacaccaaacgttaccgcgGTATAACGGActccagcgccatctagaatctatacttataatacgacttctgtacattttgtacattaaagatattttgaaattttttgttggggggcattatataatcgatactgaagctaaaaatatttatttttcgatattttgtctgtctgtctgtccgtgttttttgttattcgggcgtCACGatgaaactattgaatgaattcaaatgaaacttggcatggtctaagaccataatacgtagaaggttattgcaaaaataaaataagaacggggtgaaatgggggttgaaagtttgtatggaacgttcttcatttttacagttttttagttttaaaaatttgttcataaatcataaaaaaatacgaaatatgggattaaaaatttttaaaattcaaagtctaaagtggtgaaatagggcttgaaagttaaGAAAGAcacgcggaccaagtcgcaagcgtccgctagttataataatatataagattCAGCCATTTGTTATCGAAAGTTTACGAGATCAACCTATCTATCAATCGAAAAAGTCATCCCCAGcttttgtagaaatagaattaaTGTTTAACTTCGCTAGACCATGGCTCGAGGCCGAACAGTTAATAACAATAACTATATagtcccaaagtaagcgtacGTAGCTACCTATAGCCTgcattattagtattattttatttgattttatcacCTACCTTAGTACCCATAGATACATTCTATTGAATTTATTCGACTCTTATATCTCTTTTTTACAGATCATGACGCCACTAGCTGCAAAAGATTACAACAACGAGTGGCATTTTATCCTAAACATGCCGCGATATCCAAGCTTTCAAAGCTTTAGAATTCATGAGTGTCGGTGAGTACCTGATCTGTTAACACGTCCACAgtctaaagccggatttatatttgtctgacgtgtcgtgtcgagacgcatcagaacagaatacAGTCAGATACAGTCTGCATCCATACCACTATCAGACAGTGCAAGGGCTTATATCAGGccttaattaagaaaatcactgCACACAGAGGTCGCTCGTCGTTCTCGTCAAAAATGTATTCTAGTACTGTCATcataacttgtcattgaataaattttatttcattttacctAAAGGCGTGTAGTACATgtatagtcggaattatttaaattactttatatgaaaacattacatttaagaaattaaatatcacgtgtctcaatcggtgaaagaaaacatcgtgaggaaacctgcataccagagattttttttaattctctgcgtgtgtgaagtctgccaatccgcattgggccagcgttgtggactattggccttacccatctcattctgagaggagactcgagctcagtagtagccgaatatgggttgatgacgcatatgaaacataaaaagtttttttttagttgaaaaaattcAGTTCGGCTCATaaaagtggactcgtcaacaccttgaagttatgggaaatacacccGAGCATCGTGTAAAATccctccaacaaaaaaaaatcaaaatatcttcaatatatagaatttgatctcataaagatttataatataataatcataggAACATTTTATTGTTACAGGAAGGAGGAAAAGGTTTCTTGCTTCGCCGCTCACGTAGCCAGCAATGACTTCAGCGGCCTGAATTGTGAACAAGTGTATACCAAAAGAAAAATGGTTTACATGCATCTAGGGAAGAACATTCTTACAATTGATGATTTTACTGTGCCAAGCTGTTGTAATTGCTTTTTAGAACCCAGTTGAATAGGGGTATAGGTGCCTAGAAATAATAAgattattgataattattaagGGCAACTTGAAAATTCtcggaaaaaaaaataaaaaatggtaaattAATCTAACCAATTGCTTTTGTCTCCAACCGGCCAGTTTGGAATAAAATGATGCAACTGGTTGATTAAGAATTACTGATGTAAAGGgcgagaaaataaataaaaaatgaaaaaaatgtacatgGAAAAAAATAGCGtagaaagtaaataaatagatatttaagGAACTAATTGTTAGACTTAAGACACTTAAGTTTACCATTAAGGTAGTGATCCAGCAGTCCAAcggttatttatttagtaatgatctattacaaaaaatttgcaaagcaaattaaaatgtaataaataatgtagctATAGTTTTAGTATCGCTACATCGCTACATCGCTACATCGCTAGTCGCTCCTGCTACATCGCTACACTAAACTCTGTGTTAAtgtcaatagatggcgcttctTTTAAATTTACTATTTTGTATACCAccgatattatttgtttttaatttataaggaGTACTTTTaagtaacataataattattaaaaaatacatatatatttatatgaccTTCGTGACCTTGGAAATTGTAAATACTGTAGTGTAATCTTTTacaatcatttaaaaattacatgcaataaaacattatttttttaatacagtttttttttttattatacttaagtaTATCATTCGACGTCTTTCACGTAAAACTAAAGCTTGGgcctttttttattgttttacgatttatttttatagccaTCCCCCTTTTAGCTTTGCTTATAATGTATACCCATTAAAAGTTACcgctgatgtttttttttttttattttgactttcTGGGGGTGACTTAGAAGTTAGAATTATATAGGGAATATTAAACTACCccattttctgaaaattttcATCATAAGTTTTCATCGAAAATTAGAAGTATTGAGGCCATAAGAAgctattttgacaatttttacgatggtgtatgtctgtctgtatgagTGTGTGACATttcgaaaataatttaaaaccgcttcttaaaaaaaattaagtttgaaAGTTTAATAACTTTCAAATGGTTGTATTGATCGATTCTAAAAACAAATAAGCTTTCGTTCGTTTTCGAAAAAAATCAGTTAGAACTGTCACTGTTGATTTGTACTAAAAGTACTttatgataatatattataatgattttgcAAATAAATGTTTCTGATTCTAAAAGTACAAACTAAAATTTATTCTATGTGACCggttttaaaatctattttcttttACTATTCTCGATCGATACGAGAAAATCgaatatatattatctccaagAAAAATGAAACACGCGACAATGATATAATAGTAttgatgtcagctatcgccTTGTAaagtatttatactaatattataaagctgaagagttggtttgtttgtttgattgaacgcgcttatctcaggaactactggtccgatttgaaaaaatctttcagtgttagatagcccatttatcgaggaaggctatatgctatattttatccctgtgttcctacgggaaccgtGAAACCGCGCCGCATCTACTagtgtcgtaatatttacgagaCAACCTGTAGGTatataagataaagataaagataaatatactttatttgcacaccacaaagacaaaaacaagtgaaacaaaatacaaattaggaagagatcagcatacaaaaggcggccttatcgctaagtagcgatttcttcctgGGAActttcggtttaggaaaacttaaggacatcagcaggtggcgtaaaacaaaaataaccatagtattagtaatacacatacatacaaataatttacatcctaatacataaacaatattacacaaatacctacaataatgaataaaatacatataaaaaaacatacatacagccgaacgtagagcctcctcttttttggaagtcggttaaatatactaataaatacattatattgaagagaaataatatatacagatcgtctttactgcaccagataatgagtctttacggcattttttaaaatgtccagtgtctttgatatAGCTAGGTATATTTTGCTTAATATTGTACACATTCTGTTACTATGCATTTTatatactaagtaggtatataaaacgcATAGTAACTATCACAGCAAATACTAATGACCTATTATAGGAGACGGGAATTCCTTATTAACTtacaactattatttttaaactagtaATATGaatatctattaattatttataggaATAACTGTGGTAACCCATGGGAGCATAAGCaagagataaatataaaaaacctaCATGAAAATACccacttaatttatttaagtatttaataacattataattacaGCAGCTTCACAATCTATGAAGTAGGTTACCTACCTTCTTAGTGTTGCCAGGTTTCCGGATAACGCCGGACATAGTTAGGCTTTTCTTTTCCGTGTCCGGCCGAAATAAACCGTGTCCGTCTTGTCCGGCTTTTGTTAGGCTTTACATTTCGCAAACGAGCGAACGACGAATGTGTCATCATCACcttaccttatcccacttaagtggggtcggaaaaatatgtcaatcttttccattcgtctctattactcatCAACTCACCAttcactccttttacacacatgtcctctttcacacaattcaactatctcttctttggccttcctctcctcttatgtcctttcacttgcacattcaacgaCGAATGTGCGTAGGAACAAAATTTacggtaattttatttatttttatttattttattaggaaaaTCAACGGCTTAATACATTAAGTTCGTGCTTATAACTATGTACATTATTAGAGTAAGTGAATGCTTAGCTACTTATAGATTCTCACAACGTTCAcaatttttagtatattatataatgtagtCATTATATGTAGTCGTTTCCAATTATTCTGTTACAATATAGTATaagattttaagtatttacaataaaataaaaaacaattataagctaatttacataattaataattaatttagagGTAAACTACATTACTTAGacatattacttatttatttagaggtaatcatgatgatgattttgaatGATTGATTTTACATGAAAACAAATTTGTTGGACCTATTAATGTAGTACTGATGTAtacaaaatcctcaataatgtagactgtccggcctttttacccaaatatcaggccaAACTGAATGGATtgtccggcttttaatttcggcgacctggcaaccctataCCTACTTCATAGTAAGCTGTTGTGAAGCTGCTACCTACTCTGCGTATGacgttagtttaaaataataatgcgGTTAATTagataaacttaataattatttaggaGCTTGTATTCGCACCAGTCGGAGGAAAACTATGGGTGCGTCACGTGGTTTCACCTTGGTATTGCAATTTgtaagttataatatattttaataactatttaaactaatattataaataggtaaagttagTTGTATTGTAAGATACATCTGGATCTACGGAaacgattttgaatattcttttaccactaaaagccacgttgtttgtgagtgtcataggctatattttatccccatatcacgggaacaggaacttcGTGAGTCGTGTGAAACTGCGTGACATCGCTTGGTTATTTAGTTGCTGTGGTCTGCCATTTACTACATTCCATTTCCATAGTTAAAGTTATCTGGATAAAACCTGCTGCTAAGAGAACTTtgtggttttacccgcatagttcccacTCCCGTGGAAATAGTGGGATAAATAGCTTAATTtaatcgctgataatgtagcttttgatGGATGGGAGCTAATCTAAATGCTAAGCTAAAGCAAATGGACTCCCATCAATCAAAACAATCAAAATCTATCCATCAATCaaaattttgattgattttgataacaaacaaattaggtTACGAAAAAATCAATGGAATACACAACAATTCTTAATCCGAACTAgagattttcatacaaaatttttacattattcacTTTGTAAATTCAATAAATGTGGTCCACAGTTACTTTTATAGAATTGTATCTAAAATCAGCTCTAAAATGTGAAATCTTATTTACAGGTGTTTATATTGCTGACGACAAATTCAAATGGTGCGTAGAATCATAACTACTGGTTTTTAGAAGTTTCAATATGAAAAGTGTATGAAAAATCAAACATACCTTTGAAAGATTTAGTTAAAGAAAAGGTCTGACCATCGATATAGTATAAATAGGTTTCTTTAGTAAGCTAGGGGTATGAATATATTAACtttaaacagttaaaaaaaactaaaaaaacacgcttttatcACGCactaaaatttacaaatattggatttaagttacgtgaccattttttttgtatttctgacagcaaaatCTTTCATTTCATATCCATATAcagggggtggatttcaaacagccagtccgccatattggatttgtagtgacgtttcttagctagtcatgtattgtcatcagaactcagagcgtgtgcaaaatttcatcctaatcgaagaccggggagtgggtcaaattaagattccaagattttcttacatacatagtttacaagtgaagcttatataaagcgtgtaaatagaatatttatatttgcagCGAGAGCGGATCGGTGTGATGAATTTGGAATCTGTGACCACGTTGACAACTACCCTAAGGAGATAGTACAAGGACTAATTCATGAGGTAcgagcacagaaaacatatgtacaagtacgaGTTACATGTTTAAATCCTagtatttaatgaaacaaaaataactaggtattataatacttagcccagtggatatgacctctgcctccaatccggagggtgtgggttcgaatccggtccggggcatacacctcctacttttcagttgtgtgcattttaagaaattaaatatcacgtatctcaaacggtgaaggaaaacaccgtgaggaaacctgcatgccagagaattttttaattctctgcgtgtgtgaagtctgccaatccgcattgggccagtgtggtggactattggcctaacccctctcattctgagaggagactcgagctcagcagtgagccgcatatgggttgataacgaacgaacgaaaatACTTATACGAAATGCTTCATGATCATGTAACATTGAAATGTTTGACAAGGCAAATTAGTCTAGCAAAGGCCTTATAGGACCTCTCGTATAAGCGAGGCATGGGCTGGCTTTGGCTGACGTTGTGGCGATGATCCAGTTTGTGACGAAACTAAAGAGTGTAATAGTATATGGGAAGACGAAACCCAGCTGAGATGAGTTTTCGATGTGTGTAttgtctattattttttatattatctatgaTTTCCACTGAAGCGGAGTAGGCGGGGTTCAAGTAAACTGATGCAAAGTAATACCATGTGTGGGCTATGTGAAACAGCTACCGAACTGACgtctgccgtttgcgctgcaagaTCGTGAGATTACTTGATGGTTGGCTGACTCAATATAAACACACGCCTAGTGTTCAGATGAGACTTTAAGTTTGGTGCGAGCTATACCTAAgtgaattttgtattattttcagCTCAAAAGCAAAAACACTCCGGTCAGTTACGACGTAGAAGACGTACGTATAAGCAGTAGATTCGACGACTTCAGAGGAGAGCTCTGTGTATCCAGAAATGAGGTAACTTGTAGTCTTTTGGGGGTCCACAAACGGTAACCGACCCCCGACGtaaaaagaggagtgttataagtttgacgtgtctgtctgtcagtttgtctgtggcaccatagctctcTAACGGttgaagcgattttaatttgtttttttttatgaaaagtgAATTATGGGCGACTTTTCTTGgaaatgtttgatgaaaatcggtttagccgtttaaaagttgtaggggTGGAAAGTGGAGAAGAATAACCGATTGTTTGCAAATATAGTCGAGTGGGGTCTTAAATGAAAGCGGACAAACGAATTTCATACACTACTGAGCCCAGGTTTGATGAATAAACCGTTAGGATGTCCAAattagttaatttttcattataataatagtagtttTAAACTGGTTTAAGTTCAGTTTGATTGACAATTGCATAATCAAGGTATTAACATAAgggaaagtacctacttataaaaagCATGGtttcaacaaaaacatacatCATCACGAATCatcattatgatgatgatgatgattcgttAGTCATTAATGAGCCtaattagaaggctcaaagtcacacagcgggcactggagcgagttatgcttggagtttctctgcgtgatcgaatcagaaataaggaggtAGGTACACAGATGAGTCAAACTCACTGCCATaactcagcaagtcgcgaagctgaagtggcaatgggcaggccacatagtaggaagagccgatggacgttgaggtctcaaagtgctggaatggcgaccgccCACTAAGTGGACAGAGTCTAGTGGACTACGCAGGTGACCCCAGGGCGTAGGCTAGTAGGTAGTGTGATAAAGGTTGAAGGAGGGAAAGGATTCCTAGATTTcctacatttattaaaaataatagtaaacccggtttcatccgcgtagttcccattacagtgggaatacggtgataaaatacatatgctactcactgataatgtagctactCATTAgttatagaatttttaaaatactccAGTAATTTGTGAtgggaaaattatattttacttagtaatgaaattaattaatattaaagtagatGTTTCCTGTTTCCAGGTAGTAGCTCCAGAAAAAGCGAGGGACACCAATGGAATAGAtcgtattattttaaatgacaaGAATGACCCTTTGCAAAAATTTTACATTGGAACTTGCATGTAAGTGTGAAAAAACGTTCGTTTTTGGTGTGGAAAATCGTGGTCggagtatctatactaatattataaatgctaaagtaagtctgtctgtctgttaccttttcacgcctaaaccgcttaaccgatttaaacgaaatttggtatagagataaagtgcTTCTTGGAGCAGAAGGTATGATGTAAGCGCGacggatatacaagacggaggtcctgggttcgatccccggctgggccgattgaggttttctttattgatccaggtctggctcgtGAGAGGGTGGGCCGTGgctgacgtaccgccaagcgatttagtgttccggtacgatgtcgtgtagaaaccgaaaggggtgtggattttcatcctccttctaacaagttagtccgcttccatcttagattgcatcctcacttaccatcacgtgagttTGCAAAGGCtaaagtaaagaataaaaaaaaataaaatcacccACGACACCCGATCAGTCTCTCCTACAGTGTTGTTGAAAACGCATCGGGAACACTACAAGCATCAACAACTCGAGCTTATCTCCAATGGGTGACAGATTCCCCGTACCCATCACCCGGACAGAGACGTATAAAACGGATGCGCCaggtgggccgtgcccaccctataatgctccagtgcccaccctagaattctgggctactggtttaaaattctatgatggacggcaaaatacaaaatatacaaagaaaaattaatacaatCAGTAGACCCGTTTCAGAGGCCAGCATCCACAAACATTGTAATCGtctatattgagtgtcgactctgctCAGCGGCATGTCaagccaggcccaccctaggaaacaatagggatgatgacagttttttaaattgtatataaattaagagtatactaatagcaaagcaattttgtaaaagtaacagggtatctgcgatcattactttcggagctacagggatttgaaCTGTcagatttagtgacgtcgttggctcgctgatcgttaggtttgtatgggcgttcaaacaaaattactaatatctttgttatttgtgcgtttatgtttatagttcatttatttaaaaaatgtcacatttaatgtaaggaagctaaaactgtatgaattttcatctaattacgataaaagatttttaatagatattgaaattttattatctcatttatttttcaaatacccAGACAATagttgctttttatgtataaattatttaacatagatcttatttacccgaatgtatcctaaaaatcaatatattcaaacctagtcatcatccccattctagatacgccaatgcacCCGGAGATCCACACCACATACCCTAAACCATTTGTCAACTTGTGACGACCTCAAGGTAGGCCACGAGTCAAATTGAGTGCATTGACTCAATATGAAATCGTcttgtatattttctttatagtgtcctattattctttacaagtttttttttattgtactttacaagttatcccttgaatctcacctgatggtaagtaagggcaatctaagatggaagcgggctaacatacccctatcggtttctaaatgacatcgtaccggaacgctaactcacttggcggtacgtctttgccgataggatgataactagccacggcctaagcctcccaccagccagacctgaaccaattagcCAAACAAAATAAGTTcctctattttttttaaggGAATGCGACGGATGCTATGAAAGTCTATTACTTTTTCTGTCTACGTGAAATccctacaaataataatattatctttttttagcACTACAAACTCAGGCTGTCACAAAGCACTGGAGTTCCTGCCGAATTACAAAGGCGTCTGTGTCCAGAAGACCGCATTGCGAGAGATGTATTACCTGAATGagaaaaatcaaacttcaataACATATTTTCCAGTACCCACTTGTTGTTCCTGTATGTTACAACgttataattaatcaaaaaaaaaaaaaatcaaaaaaacatttatttcaagtaggctcagtttacaagcacttttgacacgtcagttgactatttgtaaagattctaccaccggttcggaaggcaggtcctgctgagaagataccggcaagaaactcaacagttgctcttttgaataAGCGACAATATGACCCTATTGGTACAGCTAGAGTCAACACCTAGATATCATGGGTTCGAACTTTGATACCCGCCACAACACTGTCACTATTCACTCCTAACACAACTTTCTGTATACAGTCCTTtttatgaaagaagtcccccagacgcggcgctaatgtcttagggttcatttacacgagcggcaactgctaccgatgccgacgaccgcagtcgactgcagtcatcGACGTCTTGGTCTCGCAGTCAGCTagtaaaaataagtaagtaaaaatagtaGAAGCTGCCTCTCGTGTAAATTAAC includes:
- the LOC112043453 gene encoding protein spaetzle isoform X2 — its product is MGASRGFTLVLQFVFILLTTNSNARADRCDEFGICDHVDNYPKEIVQGLIHELKSKNTPVSYDVEDVRISSRFDDFRGELCVSRNEVVAPEKARDTNGIDRIILNDKNDPLQKFYIGTCITTNSGCHKALEFLPNYKGVCVQKTALREMYYLNEKNQTSITYFPVPTCCSCMLQRYN
- the LOC112043453 gene encoding protein spaetzle isoform X1, coding for MGASRGFTLVLQFVFILLTTNSNARADRCDEFGICDHVDNYPKEIVQGLIHEVRAQKTYVQLKSKNTPVSYDVEDVRISSRFDDFRGELCVSRNEVVAPEKARDTNGIDRIILNDKNDPLQKFYIGTCITTNSGCHKALEFLPNYKGVCVQKTALREMYYLNEKNQTSITYFPVPTCCSCMLQRYN
- the LOC112043507 gene encoding uncharacterized protein LOC112043507, giving the protein MSGKYNYLTNSDFVVIILTIMFQFLRVNAFILPRISESKPLLLLSDNKYSVAPPLIPDDCKEAYICDHVGNYPSELAANILARLMLLNITKFANDQLDIGRHDDLGEISELCATNKERIMTPLAAKDYNNEWHFILNMPRYPSFQSFRIHECRKEEKVSCFAAHVASNDFSGLNCEQVYTKRKMVYMHLGKNILTIDDFTVPSCCNCFLEPS